One window of the Methanosarcinales archaeon genome contains the following:
- a CDS encoding YHS domain-containing protein, which produces MAIDPICKMEVDETTAKFTSEYKGKKFYFCAPGCKKEFESNPEKYA; this is translated from the coding sequence TTGGCAATTGACCCGATCTGCAAGATGGAAGTTGATGAAACGACTGCAAAATTCACATCCGAGTATAAAGGTAAAAAATTCTATTTCTGTGCTCCTGGATGCAAGAAAGAATTTGAATCAAATCCTGAAAAATATGCTTGA